From Oncorhynchus tshawytscha isolate Ot180627B linkage group LG11, Otsh_v2.0, whole genome shotgun sequence, the proteins below share one genomic window:
- the LOC112261601 gene encoding signal recognition particle 54 kDa protein isoform X1, producing the protein MVLADLGRKITSALRSLSNATIINEEVLNAMLKEVCAALLEADVNIKLVKQLRENVKSAIDLEEMASGLNKRRMIQHSVFKELVKLVDPGVKAWTPTKGKNNVLMFVGLQGSGKTTTCSKLAYYYQRKGWKTCLICADTFRAGAFDQLKQNATKARIPFYGSYTEMDPVVIAAEGVEKFKNESFEIIIVDTSGRHKQEDSLFEEMLQVSNAVQPDNIVYVMDASIGQVCEAQAKAFKDKVEVSSVIVTKLDGHAKGGGALSAVAATKSPIIFIGTGEHIDDLEPFKTQPFISKLLGMGDIEGLIDKVNELKLDDNEELIDKLKHGQFTLRDMYEQFQNIMKMGPFGQIMGMIPGFGTDFMSKGNEQESMARLKKLMTIMDSMNDQELDNKDGAKLFTKQPNRIARVARGSGVATRDVQELLTQYTKFAQMVKKMGGIKGLFKGGDMSKNVNPSQMAKLNQQMAKMMDPRVLHHMGGMAGLQSMMRQFQQGAAGNMKGMMGFNNM; encoded by the exons ATGGTGTTAGCCGACTTGGGAAGAAAAATAACCTCGGCGTTGCGATCACTGAGCAATGCCACCATCATCAATGAGGAG GTATTAAATGCAATGCTGAAAGAAGTATGTGCTGCCCTCCTAGAAGCTGATGTCAACATCAAATTGGTGAAGCAGCTCAGAGAAAATGTCAA GTCAGCCATTGACCTGGAGGAGATGGCCTCTGGGCTGAACAAGAGGCGAATGATCCAGCATTCTGTGTTCAAGGAGCTGGTCAAG CTGGTGGATCCAGGTGTCAAGGCTTGGACACCCACAAAGGGAAAGAACAATGTCCTCATGTTTGTGGGTCTTCAGGGCAGTGGGAAAACCACAACATGTTCCAAG CTGGCGTACTACTACCAAAGAAAAGGGTGGAAAACCTGTTTGATATGCGCTGACACTTTTAGAGCTG GTGCTTTTGATCAGTTGAAGCAAAATGCAACAAAAGCCAGAATTCCATTCTATGGAAG TTACACAGAGATGGACCCTGTCGTCATAGCTGCGGAAGGTGTGGAAAAGTTTAAGAATGAGAGCTTTGAAATAATTATTGTTGATACCAGTGGTCGACACAAGCAAGAAGATTCCCTGTTTGAGGAGATGTTACAGGTTTCCAATGCAGTG CAACCTGACAACATTGTGTACGTGATGGATGCCTCCATTGGTCAAGTTTGTGAAGCACAGGCTAAAGCCTTCAAAGACAAAGTAGAAGTTTCCTCAGTTATAGTGACAAAGCTAGATGGCCACGCCAAAGGTGGTGGTGCTCTCAGTGC AGTGGCTGCTACTAAGAGTCCCATAATTTTCATTGGTACTGGTGAACACATTGATGACTTGGAGCCATTTAAGACCCAACCCTTCATCAGCAAGCTACTGG GCATGGGAGACATTGAAGGTTTGATCGACAAAGTCAACGAACTCAAGCTGGATGACAACGAGGAGTtgattgacaagttgaaacatg GTCAGTTCACTCTTAGAGACATGTACGAGCAGTTTCAGAACATCATGAAGATGGGACCGTTTGGCCAGATCATG GGTATGATCCCAGGTTTCGGAACGGACTTCATGAGCAAAGGTAACGAGCAGGAGTCCATGGCCAGGTTGAAGAAACTCATGACAATTATGGACAGCATGAATGACCAAg AACTTGACAACAAAGACGGTGCAAAGCTTTTCACCAAGCAGCCGAACCGAATTGCCCGAGTTGCGCGGGGTTCTGGGGTTGCCACCAGGGACGTCCAGGAGCTGCTCACCCAGTACACAAAGTTCGCCCAGATGGTGAAGAAGATGGGTGGCATCAAGGGCTTGTTCAAAG GTGGTGACATGTCCAAGAATGTCAACCCCTCTCAGATGGCTAAGTTAAACCAACAGATGGCAAAGATGATGGACCCAAGGGTTCTCCACCATATGG GTGGGATGGCTGGTCTCCAGTCCATGATGAGACAGTTCCAACAGGGTGCAGCTGGCAACATGAAAGGGATGATGGGATTCAACAACATGTGA
- the sec23a gene encoding protein transport protein Sec23A isoform X1 translates to MATFPEFIAQNEERDGVRFSWNVWPSSRLEATRMVVPVASLFTPLKERPDLPPIQYEPVLCSRVTCRAVLNPLCQVDYRAKLWACNFCYQRNQFPPTYAGISDVNQPAELLPQFSTIEYVVQRGPLMPLVFLYVVDTCMEDEDLQALKESLQMSLSLLPPTALVGLITFGRMIQVHELGCEGISKSYVFRGTKDLNAKQLQEMLGLTKPTAAQAGRGPQAPQAPLSNRFLQPVQKIDMNLTDLLGELQRDPWPVTQGKRPLRSLGSAMSIAVGLLECTFPNTGARIMTFIGGPATQGPGMVVGDELKAPIRSWHDIEKDNAKFMKKGTKHYEALASRASTNGHIIDIYACALDQTGLLEMKCCSNHTGGYMVMADSFTTSLFKQTFQRVFTKDVSGAFKMAFAGTLEIKTSREIKISGAIGPCVSLNAKGPCVSENEIGTGGTSQWKICGLDHNTTLAVYFEVVNQHNAPIPQGGRGAVQYVTQYQHSSGQKRIRVTTTARNWADAGTQIQTIAASFDQEASAILMARLAVYRAETEEGPDVLRWLDRQLIRLCQKFGDYHKDDPNSFRFSETFSLYPQFMFHLRRSPFLQVFNNSPDESSYYRHQFMRQDLTQSLIMIQPILYAYSFNGPPESDSVVHTSLKRPVLLDSSSILPDRILLMDTFFQILIYHGETVSQWRKAGYQELPEYENFRHLLQAPVDDAQEILHSRFPMPRYIDTEHGGSQARFLLSKVNPSQTHNNMYAWGQESGAPILTDDVSLQVFMDHLKKLAVSSAA, encoded by the exons ATGGCGACCTTCCCGGAGTTTATTGCACAGAATGAGGAGCGTGATGGGGTGCGCTTCAGCTGGAATGTCTGGCCCTCTAGTCGTCTGGAGGCCACCCGCATGGTGGTCCCCGTTGCCTCTCTGTTCACCCCCCTGAAAGAGCGGCCAGATCTGCCCCCCATCCAGTATGAGCCTGTGCTGTGTAGCAGGGTGACCTGCCGCGCTGTCCTCAACCCCCTCTG CCAAGTGGATTACAGAGCCAAACTGTGGGCTTGTAACTTCTGCTATCAGAGAAATCAGTTTCCTCCTACCTATGCTGGGATATCAGATGTCAACCAGCCAGCTGAGCTGCTGCCACAGTTCTCCACCATTGAATATGTGGTCCAG AGAGGTCCCCTGATGCCGCTTGTCTTCCTGTATGTGGTGGACACCTGCATGGAGGACGAGGACCTGCAGGCTCTGAAAGAGTCCTTACAGATGTCCCTATCCCTGCTTCCTCCTACGGCCCTGGTGGGCCTCATCACCTTTGGACGCATGATCCAAGTCCACGAGCTGGGCTGCGAGGGCATCTCCAAGAGCTATGTCTTCAGGGGAACCAAAGACCTCAATGCCAAACAATTGCAGGAGATGCTGGGGTTGACCAAGCCCACTGCTGCACAGGCAGGACGGGGACCACAAGCTCCACAGGCCCCCCTCTCCAACAG ATTCCTCCAGCCAGTCCAGAAGATTGACATGAACCTGACAGACCTGCttggagagctgcagagagatCCCTGGCCTGTCACTCAGGGAAAACGGCCCCTCCGCTCATTAGGATCAGCCATGTCCATCGCTGTTGGCTTGCTGGAG TGTACCTTCCCTAACACTGGGGCACGCATCATGACCTTCATCGGTGGGCCAGCCACTCAGGGCCCAGGCATGGTGGTAGGAGATGAGCTGAAGGCCCCTATTCGCTCCTGGCATGACATTGAGAAGGACAATGCCAAGTTCATGAAGAAGGGGACCAAA CATTATGAGGCGTTGGCCAGCCGTGCTTCCACCAATGGCCACATCATAGACATCTATGCATGCGCTCTGGACCAGACTGGACTGCTGGAAATGAAGTGTTGTTCCAATCACACTGG AGGCTACATGGTGATGGCGGACTCTTTCACCACCTCACTATTCAAACAAACCTTCCAGAGGGTTTTTACCAAAGATGTGTCTGGAGCCTTCAAGATGGCCTTCGCAGGCACTCTGGAGATAAAG ACATCTCGAGAGATCAAGATTTCAGGAGCCATCGGGCCATGTGTGTCATTAAATGCCAAAGGACCGTGTGTATCTGAAAAT GAAATTGGAACAGGGGGCACCTCTCAATGGAAGATCTGTGGTCTTGATCATAACACCACTCTGGCAGTGTACTTTGAGGTGGTCAATCAG CATAATGCACCTATTCCCCAGGGGGGCCGAGGGGCGGTCCAGTATGTCACACAGTACCAACACTCCAGTGGACAGAAACGCATTCgagtcaccaccaccgccagaAA cTGGGCAGATGCAGGGACCCAGATCCAGACTATTGCAGCATCATTTGACCAGGAGGCTTCAGCCATCCTGATGGCTAGGCTGGCTGTGTACCGCGCTGAGACCGAGGAGGGCCCTGATGTGCTTCGCTGGCTGGACAGGCAGCTCATCCGGCTG TGTCAGAAGTTTGGAGATTATCATAAGGATGATCCAAACTCTTTCCGCTTCTCAGAAACCTTTTCTCTCTATCCCCAG TTTATGTTCCACCTAAGAAGATCTCCTTTCCTGCAAGTGTTCAACAACAGCCCAGATGAGAGCTCATACTACAGACACCAGTTCATGCGTCAGGACCTGACCCAGTCACTCATCATGATACAACCCATTCTCTACGCCTACTCCTTCAACGGGCCCCCAGAG AGTGACAGCGTAGTACACACGTCTCTGAAAAGG CCTGTGTTGCTGGACAGCAGCAGTATCCTTCCTGATCGCATCCTTCTCATGGACACCTTCTTCCAGATCCTCATCTACCATGGAGAG ACTGTGTCTCAGTGGCGTAAGGCAGGCTACCAGGAGTTGCCAGAGTACGAGAACTTCCGCCACCTGCTGCAGGCTCCTGTGGACGACGCCCAGGAGATCCTCCACAGCCGCTTTCCTATGCCCCGCTATATAGACACAGAGCACGGTGGATCACAG GCTCGTTTCCTGCTATCTAAAGTAAACCCATCACAAACCCACAACAATATGTATGCATGGGGCCAG gAGTCGGGTGCTCCGATCCTGACGGATGACGTCAGTCTCCAGGTGTTCATGGACCACCTGAAGAAGCTGGCTGTGTCCAGCGCAGCCTGA
- the sec23a gene encoding protein transport protein Sec23A isoform X2 encodes MATFPEFIAQNEERDGVRFSWNVWPSSRLEATRMVVPVASLFTPLKERPDLPPIQYEPVLCSRVTCRAVLNPLCQVDYRAKLWACNFCYQRNQFPPTYAGISDVNQPAELLPQFSTIEYVVQRGPLMPLVFLYVVDTCMEDEDLQALKESLQMSLSLLPPTALVGLITFGRMIQVHELGCEGISKSYVFRGTKDLNAKQLQEMLGLTKPTAAQAGRGPQAPQAPLSNRFLQPVQKIDMNLTDLLGELQRDPWPVTQGKRPLRSLGSAMSIAVGLLECTFPNTGARIMTFIGGPATQGPGMVVGDELKAPIRSWHDIEKDNAKFMKKGTKHYEALASRASTNGHIIDIYACALDQTGLLEMKCCSNHTGGYMVMADSFTTSLFKQTFQRVFTKDVSGAFKMAFAGTLEIKTSREIKISGAIGPCVSLNAKGPCVSENEIGTGGTSQWKICGLDHNTTLAVYFEVVNQHNAPIPQGGRGAVQYVTQYQHSSGQKRIRVTTTARNWADAGTQIQTIAASFDQEASAILMARLAVYRAETEEGPDVLRWLDRQLIRLCQKFGDYHKDDPNSFRFSETFSLYPQFMFHLRRSPFLQVFNNSPDESSYYRHQFMRQDLTQSLIMIQPILYAYSFNGPPEPVLLDSSSILPDRILLMDTFFQILIYHGETVSQWRKAGYQELPEYENFRHLLQAPVDDAQEILHSRFPMPRYIDTEHGGSQARFLLSKVNPSQTHNNMYAWGQESGAPILTDDVSLQVFMDHLKKLAVSSAA; translated from the exons ATGGCGACCTTCCCGGAGTTTATTGCACAGAATGAGGAGCGTGATGGGGTGCGCTTCAGCTGGAATGTCTGGCCCTCTAGTCGTCTGGAGGCCACCCGCATGGTGGTCCCCGTTGCCTCTCTGTTCACCCCCCTGAAAGAGCGGCCAGATCTGCCCCCCATCCAGTATGAGCCTGTGCTGTGTAGCAGGGTGACCTGCCGCGCTGTCCTCAACCCCCTCTG CCAAGTGGATTACAGAGCCAAACTGTGGGCTTGTAACTTCTGCTATCAGAGAAATCAGTTTCCTCCTACCTATGCTGGGATATCAGATGTCAACCAGCCAGCTGAGCTGCTGCCACAGTTCTCCACCATTGAATATGTGGTCCAG AGAGGTCCCCTGATGCCGCTTGTCTTCCTGTATGTGGTGGACACCTGCATGGAGGACGAGGACCTGCAGGCTCTGAAAGAGTCCTTACAGATGTCCCTATCCCTGCTTCCTCCTACGGCCCTGGTGGGCCTCATCACCTTTGGACGCATGATCCAAGTCCACGAGCTGGGCTGCGAGGGCATCTCCAAGAGCTATGTCTTCAGGGGAACCAAAGACCTCAATGCCAAACAATTGCAGGAGATGCTGGGGTTGACCAAGCCCACTGCTGCACAGGCAGGACGGGGACCACAAGCTCCACAGGCCCCCCTCTCCAACAG ATTCCTCCAGCCAGTCCAGAAGATTGACATGAACCTGACAGACCTGCttggagagctgcagagagatCCCTGGCCTGTCACTCAGGGAAAACGGCCCCTCCGCTCATTAGGATCAGCCATGTCCATCGCTGTTGGCTTGCTGGAG TGTACCTTCCCTAACACTGGGGCACGCATCATGACCTTCATCGGTGGGCCAGCCACTCAGGGCCCAGGCATGGTGGTAGGAGATGAGCTGAAGGCCCCTATTCGCTCCTGGCATGACATTGAGAAGGACAATGCCAAGTTCATGAAGAAGGGGACCAAA CATTATGAGGCGTTGGCCAGCCGTGCTTCCACCAATGGCCACATCATAGACATCTATGCATGCGCTCTGGACCAGACTGGACTGCTGGAAATGAAGTGTTGTTCCAATCACACTGG AGGCTACATGGTGATGGCGGACTCTTTCACCACCTCACTATTCAAACAAACCTTCCAGAGGGTTTTTACCAAAGATGTGTCTGGAGCCTTCAAGATGGCCTTCGCAGGCACTCTGGAGATAAAG ACATCTCGAGAGATCAAGATTTCAGGAGCCATCGGGCCATGTGTGTCATTAAATGCCAAAGGACCGTGTGTATCTGAAAAT GAAATTGGAACAGGGGGCACCTCTCAATGGAAGATCTGTGGTCTTGATCATAACACCACTCTGGCAGTGTACTTTGAGGTGGTCAATCAG CATAATGCACCTATTCCCCAGGGGGGCCGAGGGGCGGTCCAGTATGTCACACAGTACCAACACTCCAGTGGACAGAAACGCATTCgagtcaccaccaccgccagaAA cTGGGCAGATGCAGGGACCCAGATCCAGACTATTGCAGCATCATTTGACCAGGAGGCTTCAGCCATCCTGATGGCTAGGCTGGCTGTGTACCGCGCTGAGACCGAGGAGGGCCCTGATGTGCTTCGCTGGCTGGACAGGCAGCTCATCCGGCTG TGTCAGAAGTTTGGAGATTATCATAAGGATGATCCAAACTCTTTCCGCTTCTCAGAAACCTTTTCTCTCTATCCCCAG TTTATGTTCCACCTAAGAAGATCTCCTTTCCTGCAAGTGTTCAACAACAGCCCAGATGAGAGCTCATACTACAGACACCAGTTCATGCGTCAGGACCTGACCCAGTCACTCATCATGATACAACCCATTCTCTACGCCTACTCCTTCAACGGGCCCCCAGAG CCTGTGTTGCTGGACAGCAGCAGTATCCTTCCTGATCGCATCCTTCTCATGGACACCTTCTTCCAGATCCTCATCTACCATGGAGAG ACTGTGTCTCAGTGGCGTAAGGCAGGCTACCAGGAGTTGCCAGAGTACGAGAACTTCCGCCACCTGCTGCAGGCTCCTGTGGACGACGCCCAGGAGATCCTCCACAGCCGCTTTCCTATGCCCCGCTATATAGACACAGAGCACGGTGGATCACAG GCTCGTTTCCTGCTATCTAAAGTAAACCCATCACAAACCCACAACAATATGTATGCATGGGGCCAG gAGTCGGGTGCTCCGATCCTGACGGATGACGTCAGTCTCCAGGTGTTCATGGACCACCTGAAGAAGCTGGCTGTGTCCAGCGCAGCCTGA
- the LOC112261601 gene encoding signal recognition particle 54 kDa protein isoform X2 — protein MLKEVCAALLEADVNIKLVKQLRENVKSAIDLEEMASGLNKRRMIQHSVFKELVKLVDPGVKAWTPTKGKNNVLMFVGLQGSGKTTTCSKLAYYYQRKGWKTCLICADTFRAGAFDQLKQNATKARIPFYGSYTEMDPVVIAAEGVEKFKNESFEIIIVDTSGRHKQEDSLFEEMLQVSNAVQPDNIVYVMDASIGQVCEAQAKAFKDKVEVSSVIVTKLDGHAKGGGALSAVAATKSPIIFIGTGEHIDDLEPFKTQPFISKLLGMGDIEGLIDKVNELKLDDNEELIDKLKHGQFTLRDMYEQFQNIMKMGPFGQIMGMIPGFGTDFMSKGNEQESMARLKKLMTIMDSMNDQELDNKDGAKLFTKQPNRIARVARGSGVATRDVQELLTQYTKFAQMVKKMGGIKGLFKGGDMSKNVNPSQMAKLNQQMAKMMDPRVLHHMGGMAGLQSMMRQFQQGAAGNMKGMMGFNNM, from the exons ATGCTGAAAGAAGTATGTGCTGCCCTCCTAGAAGCTGATGTCAACATCAAATTGGTGAAGCAGCTCAGAGAAAATGTCAA GTCAGCCATTGACCTGGAGGAGATGGCCTCTGGGCTGAACAAGAGGCGAATGATCCAGCATTCTGTGTTCAAGGAGCTGGTCAAG CTGGTGGATCCAGGTGTCAAGGCTTGGACACCCACAAAGGGAAAGAACAATGTCCTCATGTTTGTGGGTCTTCAGGGCAGTGGGAAAACCACAACATGTTCCAAG CTGGCGTACTACTACCAAAGAAAAGGGTGGAAAACCTGTTTGATATGCGCTGACACTTTTAGAGCTG GTGCTTTTGATCAGTTGAAGCAAAATGCAACAAAAGCCAGAATTCCATTCTATGGAAG TTACACAGAGATGGACCCTGTCGTCATAGCTGCGGAAGGTGTGGAAAAGTTTAAGAATGAGAGCTTTGAAATAATTATTGTTGATACCAGTGGTCGACACAAGCAAGAAGATTCCCTGTTTGAGGAGATGTTACAGGTTTCCAATGCAGTG CAACCTGACAACATTGTGTACGTGATGGATGCCTCCATTGGTCAAGTTTGTGAAGCACAGGCTAAAGCCTTCAAAGACAAAGTAGAAGTTTCCTCAGTTATAGTGACAAAGCTAGATGGCCACGCCAAAGGTGGTGGTGCTCTCAGTGC AGTGGCTGCTACTAAGAGTCCCATAATTTTCATTGGTACTGGTGAACACATTGATGACTTGGAGCCATTTAAGACCCAACCCTTCATCAGCAAGCTACTGG GCATGGGAGACATTGAAGGTTTGATCGACAAAGTCAACGAACTCAAGCTGGATGACAACGAGGAGTtgattgacaagttgaaacatg GTCAGTTCACTCTTAGAGACATGTACGAGCAGTTTCAGAACATCATGAAGATGGGACCGTTTGGCCAGATCATG GGTATGATCCCAGGTTTCGGAACGGACTTCATGAGCAAAGGTAACGAGCAGGAGTCCATGGCCAGGTTGAAGAAACTCATGACAATTATGGACAGCATGAATGACCAAg AACTTGACAACAAAGACGGTGCAAAGCTTTTCACCAAGCAGCCGAACCGAATTGCCCGAGTTGCGCGGGGTTCTGGGGTTGCCACCAGGGACGTCCAGGAGCTGCTCACCCAGTACACAAAGTTCGCCCAGATGGTGAAGAAGATGGGTGGCATCAAGGGCTTGTTCAAAG GTGGTGACATGTCCAAGAATGTCAACCCCTCTCAGATGGCTAAGTTAAACCAACAGATGGCAAAGATGATGGACCCAAGGGTTCTCCACCATATGG GTGGGATGGCTGGTCTCCAGTCCATGATGAGACAGTTCCAACAGGGTGCAGCTGGCAACATGAAAGGGATGATGGGATTCAACAACATGTGA